A genomic region of Cannabis sativa cultivar Pink pepper isolate KNU-18-1 chromosome 1, ASM2916894v1, whole genome shotgun sequence contains the following coding sequences:
- the LOC115707174 gene encoding subtilisin-like protease SBT1.5 gives MASSSLSFLCSLCLISSLVLASSSTTTDRKTFIVQVQRQAKPSIFPTHKNWYESSLATLASSSSEKTSTFDNAVIHTYENVFHGFSAKLSPSEASKLESLPHVLAVIPEQVRYVQTTRSPEFLGLKTTGSAGLLKESDFGSDLVIGVIDTGIWPERKSFNDRDLGPVPSKWKGQCIAGKDFPATSCNRKLIGARYFCDGYESTNGKMNDTTELRSPRDSDGHGTHTASIAAGRYVFPASTLGYARGVAAGMAPKARLATYKVCWNAGCYDSDILAAFDAAVADGVDVISLSVGGVVVPYYLDSIAMGAFGAADAGVFVSASAGNGGPGGLTVTNVAPWVTTVGAGTMDRDFPADVKLGNGRTIPGVSVYGGPGLTPGKMYPLLYAGNVGGDGYSSSLCLEGSLDPKLVKGKIVLCDRGINSRAAKGEVVQKSGGIGMILANVVSDGEGLVADCHVLPATSVGASAGDEIRKYITSSSKSQSPPTATIIFKGTKLGVRPAPVVASFSARGPNPESPEILKPDVIAPGVNILAAWPDRVGPSGITSDKRRTEFNILSGTSMACPHVSGLAALLKAAHPDWSPAAIRSALMTTAYTVDNRGETMLDESTGNSSTVLEFGSGHVHPEKAMDPGLVYDITSYDYIDFLCNSNYTTKNIQVITRKNADCRGAKKAGHAGNLNYPSLAVVFQQYGKHKMSTHFIRTVTNVGEPNSVYRVTVRPPSGTLVTVQPDKLVFRRVGQKLNFLVRVEATAVKLSAGSSDVKSGSIVWSDGIHKVTSPLVVTMQQPF, from the coding sequence atggcttcttcttctctttctttcctttgtTCTCTCTGTCTCATTAGCTCACTAGTCTTAGCTTCTTCTTCTACTACTACTGATAGGAAAACCTTCATAGTTCAAGTCCAAAGACAGGCCAAGCCTTCTATTTTCCCAACCCACAAGAACTGGTACGAGTCTTCTCTGGCCACTCTTGCCTCTTCTTCTAGTGAAAAGACCTCGACTTTTGACAATGCTGTCATACACACTTACGAGAACGTCTTTCATGGCTTCTCTGCAAAGCTTTCACCTTCCGAGGCTTCTAAGCTTGAATCACTTCCCCATGTCCTTGCCGTTATTCCCGAACAGGTACGGTACGTGCAAACCACGCGCTCCCCTGAGTTTCTCGGCTTGAAGACCACCGGCAGTGCTGGACTTCTGAAAGAGTCTGACTTTGGGTCTGACCTTGTGATTGGGGTTATAGACACAGGAATCTGGCCTGAGAGGAAGAGCTTCAACGACCGTGACCTGGGTCCAGTTCCTTCCAAGTGGAAAGGCCAGTGCATCGCAGGGAAGGACTTTCCGGCGACTTCTTGTAACCGCAAGCTCATCGGAGCGAGATACTTCTGCGACGGTTACGAGTCCACTAATGGTAAAATGAACGACACCACAGAGTTACGCTCACCTAGAGACTCCGATGGCCATGGAACACACACCGCCTCAATCGCCGCCGGAAGGTATGTTTTCCCTGCCTCAACCCTTGGGTATGCTCGTGGAGTCGCCGCCGGCATGGCTCCCAAAGCTCGCCTAGCAACCTACAAGGTCTGCTGGAACGCCGGCTGCTACGACTCTGATATTCTGGCTGCATTCGACGCCGCCGTCGCAGATGGTGTTGACGTCATCTCCCTCAGTGTCGGCGGTGTCGTCGTTCCTTACTACCTCGACTCCATTGCCATGGGGGCTTTCGGAGCCGCTGACGCTGGCGTCTTCGTCTCAGCTTCTGCCGGTAATGGCGGCCCCGGTGGACTCACCGTCACAAATGTCGCCCCCTGGGTTACCACTGTCGGTGCTGGTACGATGGACAGAGATTTTCCGGCGGACGTTAAGCTCGGTAATGGTAGAACGATTCCTGGTGTGAGTGTGTATGGTGGGCCGGGTCTTACACCGGGTAAAATGTACCCATTATTGTATGCCGGAAACGTAGGTGGTGATGGGTACTCTTCTTCTTTATGCTTGGAAGGTTCTTTGGACCCCAAATTGGTAAAGGGAAAGATAGTACTCTGCGATAGGGGAATCAATTCCAGAGCTGCCAAAGGGGAAGTAGTTCAAAAATCAGGCGGAATCGGAATGATTCTTGCTAATGTTGTATCCGATGGGGAAGGGTTAGTCGCAGATTGCCACGTGTTGCCTGCCACTTCAGTCGGTGCTTCAGCCGGTGACGAGATTCGCAAGTACATTACCTCATCATCAAAGTCACAATCTCCACCCACTGCCACAATTATATTTAAAGGAACTAAGCTAGGAGTGAGGCCTGCGCCGGTGGTTGCGTCATTCTCTGCTCGTGGGCCCAACCCTGAGTCGCCGGAGATTCTAAAACCAGATGTGATAGCACCTGGGGTTAACATTCTCGCGGCTTGGCCCGATCGAGTTGGTCCATCGGGTATTACTTCTGATAAGCGGAGAACAGAGTTCAACATACTTTCAGGGACTTCAATGGCGTGCCCACATGTCTCTGGCCTGGCCGCATTGCTTAAGGCTGCTCACCCTGATTGGAGCCCAGCGGCTATAAGGTCAGCTCTAATGACTACTGCTTATACAGTGGACAACAGGGGAGAGACCATGTTGGATGAATCAACAGGGAATAGCTCAACGGTTTTAGAATTCGGGTCGGGCCACGTTCACCCGGAAAAGGCAATGGATCCTGGATTGGTTTACGACATAACATCTTATGATTACATAGATTTCTTATGCAATTCCAATTACACCACTAAGAACATTCAAGTAATCACTAGGAAAAATGCGGATTGTAGAGGGGCTAAGAAGGCAGGCCATGCTGGGAACCTCAATTACCCTTCCTTAGCTGTAGTGTTTCAGCAATATGGGAAGCACAAGATGTCAACTCATTTCATTCGGACTGTGACCAACGTGGGCGAGCCTAACTCAGTCTACCGTGTCACGGTCAGACCGCCGAGTGGCACTCTGGTTACAGTGCAGCCAGATAAGCTTGTGTTTAGGAGGGTTGGTCAGAAGTTGAACTTCCTTGTTAGAGTTGAAGCCACGGCAGTGAAGCTTTCAGCAGGAAGCTCAGATGTGAAGAGTGGCTCTATAGTTTGGTCTGATGGAATTCACAAAGTCACAAGTCCCTTAGTTGTGACTATGCAACAACCTTT
- the LOC115707108 gene encoding E3 ubiquitin-protein ligase RSL1, with product MAGSSSTNLNPLVDDFYFSALFDDDELFPISDEKYAHELQLQEALMSAAFSSRKLFPVKEEKDHNNMFKTTAADRLLMKKVKLEKEEGESSSSSSLVVAAAGFCPICTEPKTTREMFRNDNCSHSYCSDCIGRYVVLKIQDNISMVKCPHPNCRGVLEPQLCRSIVPEQVFGRWENALCESLILGAKKIYCPFKDCLAMMVVDDGEMSVTVSECPGCHRLFCAQCNVSWHEGTECGEFQRVSGKSGSTKISSSEKEDKMVLELAKKKQWRRCPSCCFFVEKTEGCLHISCRCGNEFCYGCGSKWSSSHDCSSN from the exons ATGGCAGGATCATCGTCTACCAATCTCAATCCTTTGGTTGATGATTTTTACTTCTCAGCTCTGTTTGATGATGATGAATTATTTCCCATCTCTGATGAGAAATATGCACATGAATTACAGCTCCAGGAGGCTCTAATGTCAGCAGCATTTTCATCAAGGAAACTTTTCCCCGTTAAAGAGGAGAAAGATCATAATAATATGTTCAAAACTACTGCAGCGGATCGTTTGTTGATGAAAAAGGTTAAGTTAGAAAAAGAAGAAGGtgagtcttcttcttcttcttcacttgtAGTAGCTGCCGCCGGCTTCTGTCCAATCTGCACTGAACCCAAAACGACAAGAGAGATGTTCCGAAACGACAACTGTTCCCACTCGTATTGCTCTGACTGTATTGGTAGATATGTGGTTCTAAAGATTCAGGACAACATATCTATGGTCAAGTGTCCTCACCCCAACTGTAGAGGCGTTTTGGAGCCGCAGCTCTGTCGTTCCATTGTCCCTGAGCAAGTGTTTGGACGCTGGGAAAATGCTCTTTGTGAGTCGTTGATTCTTGGAGCCAAGAAGATATACTGTCCTTTTAAGGATTGTTTGGCTATGATGGTTGTTGATGATGGGGAGATGTCTGTGACGGTATCTGAATGCCCCGGTTGCCATAGACTCTTCTGTGCTCAGTGTAATGTTTCATGGCATGAAGGGACTGAGTGTGGAGAGTTTCAGAGAGTGTCTGGGAAAAGTGGTTCAACAAAGATTTCGTCTTCGGAGAAGGAAGATAAGATGGTGCTAGAGCTTGCCAAGAAAAAACAATGGAGAAGATGCCCCTCTTGCTgtttttttgttgagaaaacagAAGGGTGTCTTCACATTTCATGCAG GTGTGGAAATGAATTCTGCTATGGATGCGGATCCAAATGGTCTTCAAGCCATGATTGTTCTTCTAATTAA
- the LOC115707177 gene encoding AT-rich interactive domain-containing protein 4, with protein sequence MFHPQGASKQSCSLLAVTCGGVSESKLKKDVLGNQSAYPFPELVSAGRLEVQTLTSPSKEEFSKLLESYKPNLVYLQGEQLENDEVGALVWGGADLSTPEAVSELFGTTLPSTVYLEIPNGEKFAEDLHLKGIPYVIYWKNTFSRYAACHFRHALLSVVKSSSTHTWDAFQLADASFRLYCLRNNHVLPAKGHKISGELGPCLLGECLKINVDPPAAEAEEDEDGSLDAVPAIKIHDDDVSLRFLVCGVPCALDASLLEPLEDGLNALLNIEIRGSKLHGKFSAPPPPLQAGTFSRGVITMRCDVSTCSSAHISLLLSGSAQTCFDDQLLENHIKNEIIENSQLVRSLPSSEGNKLPLSEPRKSSSIACGATVFEVCMKIPAWASQVLRQLAPDVSYHSLVALGIASIQGLPVASFEKDDAERLLFFCSSQERDISNGLIFSNPPSWLRPPAPSRKRSHPCQERSVVVYDGYGLSKQDNPKTNEEDKGRGSVNGVSTPLLPARQRLKVAAMRPIPHVRRPKMVPFSGTSVADGHDGSQVKANIPVAPPTKLSIVGLTPATQRKSLASSSQAKQIISLNPLPLKKHGCGRSPIHACSEEEFLKDVMQFLMLRGHTRLIPQSGIAEFPDAILNGKRLDLYNLYKEVVTRGGFHVGNGINWKGQIFSKMRNYTMTNRMTGVGNTLKRHYETYLLEYELAHDDVDGECCLLCHSSAAGDWVNCGMCGEWAHFGCDRRQGLGAFKDYAKTDGLEYICPHCSVSNFKKKSHKVSNGFGQGLTASSRQL encoded by the exons ATGTTTCATCCTCAGGGAGCTTCGAAACAATCTTGTAGTCTCTTAGCAGTTACTTGCGGCGGTGTCTCAGAATCAAAACTTAAAAAGGATGTGTTAGGGAATCAGTCGGCATATCCCTTCCCGGAGTTGGTCTCTGCAGGGCGTTTGGAG GTTCAAACTCTGACTAGCCCAAGCAAAGAGGAGTTTTCTAAACTTCTTGAATCTTATAAACCAAATCTTGTATACTTACAAGGAGAACAACTTGAGAATGATGAGGTTGGCGCTCTAGTGTGGGGAGGAGCGGACTTGTCCACCCCTGAAGCTGTATCTGAGCTCTTTGGCACCACATTGCCTTCCACC GTTTATTTGGAGATACCAAATGGTGAGAAATTTGCAGAGGATCTTCATTTAAAG GGAATTCCTTATGTGATATATTGGAAGAACACTTTTTCTCGCTATGCTGCTTGCCACTTTCGTCATGCACTGCTTTCAGTTGTAAAGAG TTCATCAACTCATACCTGGGATGCTTTTCAACTTGCGGATGCTTCCTTTAGGCTTTACTGTCTCCGAAACAACCACGTCCTTCCTGCTAAAGGCCATAAGATTAGTGGTGAACTAGGGCCATGTCTACTTGGAGAGTGTTTAAAAATCAATGTAGATCCTCCGGCAGCAGAGGCAGAGGAAGATGAAGATGGTTCTTTAGATGCAGTCCCTGCCATTAAAATACACGATGATGATGTGAGCTTGAGGTTTCTTGTTTGTGGTGTACCATGTGCATTA GATGCAAGCTTATTAGAACCGTTGGAAGATGGCCTTAATGCCCTTTTAAATATTGAA ATACGCGGGAGCAAGCTTCATGGAAAGTTCAG TGCTCCTCCACCACCTCTTCAGGCGGGAACTTTTTCTCGTGGTGTTATTACCATGAGATGTGACGTATCTACTTGTAGTTCTGCACACATCTCACTTTTATTGTCGGGAAGTGCACAAACGTGCTTTGATGACCAG CTGTTGGAGAATCACATAAAGAACGAAATTATTGAAAATAGCCAACTAGTTCGCTCACTTCCCAGCAGCGAGGGAAACAAACTACCTTTGTCTGAACCTCGAAAATCTTCTTCTATTGCTTGTGGAGCAACTGTATTTGAAGTATGCATGAAGATTCCTGCATGGGCCTCACAG GTTTTGAGGCAACTAGCTCCTGATGTTTCTTATCATAGTTTAGTGGCCCTTGGAATAGCCAGCATTCAGGGATTACCTGTTGCTTCCTTTGAGAAAGATGATGCTGAGCGCCTGCTTTTCTTTTGCTCAAGTCAGGAGAGAGACATATCAAATGGCTTGATTTTCAGCAATCCTCCTAGTTGGTTGAGACCGCCTGCTCCAAGTAGGAAGAGATCTCATCCATGCCAAGAGAGAAGCGTGGTTGTGTATGATGGTTATGGTCTTTCAAAACAAGATAATCCCAAAACAAATGAAGAGGACAAGGGGAGAGGGTCAGTAAATGGGGTTAGCACTCCACTACTGCCAGCAAGGCAACGATTGAAAGTTGCAGCCATGAGGCCAATACCTCATGTTCGTAGGCCAAAAATGGTACCCTTTTCAGGAACTTCAGTGGCAGATGGGCATGATGGAAGCCAAGTTAAGGCAAATATTCCGGTTGCTCCTCCCACCAAGCTCAGCATAGTAGGATTAACTCCTGCAACTCAGCGTAAATCGTTGGCAAGCTCATCACAGGCTAAGCAAATTATTTCCTTGAATCCATTGCCTTTGAAGAAACATGGCTGTGGTAGAAGCCCAATACATGCTTGTTCAGAG GAGGAGTTTTTGAAGGATGTGATGCAGTTTCTAATGCTTCGAGGACATACCCGACTTATCCCTCAAAGTGGTATTGCCGAGTTTCCGGATGCCATACTCAATGGAAAGCGTCTTGACCTCTACAATTTGTACAAAGAG GTGGTTACCAGAGGTGGCTTTCATGTTGGTAATGGCATTAACTGGAAAGGACAGATCTTCTCTAAGATGCGCAATTACACCATGACCAATAGAATGACT GGTGTCGGAAATACGCTAAAAAGGCATTATGAAACTTACTTACTCGAATATGAATTGGCTCATGATGATGTGGATGGGGAGTGCTGCTTACTTTGTCACAG TAGTGCTGCAGGGGACTGGGTAAACTGTGGTATGTGTGGCGAGTGGGCGCACTTTGGCTGCGACAGAAGACAGGGTCTTGGAGCCTTTAAG GATTATGCCAAAACAGATGGGCTTGAATACATCTGTCCACACTGCAGTGTCAGTAACTTCAAGAAGAAGTCACACAAGGTTTCAAATGGATTTGGTCAAGGACTAACAGCATCATCACGGCAGCTATAA